From Streptomyces chrestomyceticus JCM 4735, one genomic window encodes:
- a CDS encoding right-handed parallel beta-helix repeat-containing protein translates to MGITWRNRALPVAALALLASGCVGTPGAGSQPSAAPSTSGARSAVAKVCARPAPGPAQAPAGAVTVDPSVVGDLAAKTKSSPPGTTFWLRPGTHRLDPDRYAQVVPKQGDRYLGAPGAVLDGRKKNQYAFSGTARDITVRHLTVQNFVAPHDEGVVNHDSADGWVIEHTTVQRNSGAGLMAGARQRVRANCLRDNGQYGLNAYKDDGPLSGLVVEGNEIVGNNTGDWERRKEGCGCTGGAKFWSVNGADVRGNWVHDNRGTGLWADTNNNDFRIEDNVLEANDGAALIYETSYNAVIRRNTIRRNNWVEGRRYAERGDNFPFATVYLSESGGEPRVKARTDKIEIYRNVLENNWSGITLWENADRFCNSPANTSSGDCTLLVRPPGRCARPAIATAPLYADCRWKTQRVDIHANRFVLDKSVVGCTEKCDRMALLANYGTYPDWSPYQGERVAEAITLKQHNRWHDNTYVGPWTFVAHDPSRVLDFGQWQGAPYEQDAGSTHAPGAGD, encoded by the coding sequence GTGGGGATCACGTGGCGGAATCGGGCGTTGCCGGTGGCGGCACTGGCACTGCTGGCGTCCGGCTGTGTCGGCACGCCGGGCGCCGGGTCGCAGCCGTCCGCCGCGCCCTCCACGTCCGGGGCCCGGTCGGCCGTGGCCAAGGTGTGTGCCAGGCCCGCTCCCGGGCCGGCGCAGGCACCGGCGGGCGCGGTGACGGTCGATCCCTCGGTGGTCGGTGACCTGGCCGCCAAGACCAAGAGCAGCCCGCCGGGCACCACGTTCTGGCTCCGGCCGGGCACCCACCGGCTCGATCCGGACCGCTACGCCCAGGTCGTCCCCAAGCAGGGCGACCGCTACCTCGGCGCGCCGGGGGCGGTGCTCGACGGCCGGAAGAAGAACCAGTACGCGTTCAGCGGTACGGCCCGCGACATCACCGTCCGCCACCTGACCGTGCAGAATTTCGTCGCGCCGCACGACGAGGGCGTGGTCAACCACGACTCGGCCGACGGATGGGTGATCGAGCACACCACGGTCCAGCGCAACTCCGGCGCCGGGCTGATGGCCGGTGCCCGCCAGCGGGTCCGCGCCAACTGCCTCCGGGACAACGGGCAGTACGGCCTGAACGCGTACAAGGACGACGGCCCGCTCAGCGGCCTGGTGGTCGAGGGCAACGAGATCGTTGGCAACAACACCGGTGACTGGGAGCGGCGGAAGGAGGGCTGCGGCTGCACCGGTGGCGCGAAGTTCTGGTCCGTTAACGGCGCCGACGTACGCGGCAACTGGGTGCACGACAACCGTGGAACCGGGCTGTGGGCGGACACCAACAACAACGACTTCCGCATCGAGGACAACGTGCTGGAGGCCAACGACGGTGCCGCGCTGATCTACGAGACCAGCTACAACGCGGTCATCCGGAGGAACACGATCCGGCGGAACAACTGGGTCGAGGGCCGCCGGTACGCCGAGCGCGGCGACAACTTCCCGTTCGCGACCGTCTACCTGTCCGAGTCCGGCGGCGAACCGCGCGTCAAAGCCCGCACCGACAAGATCGAGATCTACCGGAACGTACTGGAGAACAACTGGTCCGGCATCACCCTGTGGGAGAACGCCGACCGGTTCTGCAACAGCCCGGCCAACACCTCCTCCGGTGACTGCACGTTGCTGGTGCGGCCGCCCGGCCGCTGCGCGCGGCCGGCGATCGCCACCGCACCGCTCTACGCCGACTGCCGGTGGAAGACCCAGCGGGTGGACATCCACGCCAACCGCTTCGTGCTGGACAAGTCCGTCGTCGGCTGTACGGAGAAGTGCGACCGGATGGCGCTGCTCGCCAACTACGGCACCTACCCGGACTGGTCGCCGTACCAGGGCGAGCGGGTGGCCGAGGCGATCACCCTCAAGCAGCACAACCGCTGGCACGACAACACCTACGTCGGCCCCTGGACCTTCGTCGCCCACGACCCGAGCCGGGTGCTCGACTTCGGACAGTGGCAGGGCGCGCCCTACGAGCAGGACGCGGGCAGCACCCACGCCCCAGGGGCCGGTGACTGA
- a CDS encoding O-antigen ligase domain-containing protein codes for MDGDLRHSGLPGGADTERTRPGTEARAAGTPRTVGVVWGLLILNTLGSAGAKTIIPLPRSLIQLVTMGALVAAFTLALALNLRLRVRASTFLFLLTLLLVPSVLSSLQLESGLGALFRCARLALFVGTLWLLSRWWDGLTFVRHHIRMYFAVLGSVAAGLVVSPGAALPELYGGRLVGALWPLTPPQIGQYAAVIIGLAVLLVLGRRTDRASAAVVIVPSAVLLALTHTRTATLGLLVGLTLAIGSLVLTSAAARRFFTWAVLCAAVAATVFAGALRAWFLRGQSQENLTSLTGRATVWDALLAAPRTTVETLFGVGLGDKSFGGLPIDNSWLAVYHEQGLTGIALVAAMLLVLGGVALLRPPSLPRACAIFLISYCAIASYTEAGLGDASPYLLHLTVAAALLTVPATATPLPAPEPPRRHVPRWARDRR; via the coding sequence ATGGACGGAGACCTGCGGCACAGCGGGCTGCCGGGCGGGGCGGACACGGAGCGCACCCGGCCAGGCACCGAAGCGCGCGCGGCCGGCACACCGAGGACCGTGGGAGTCGTCTGGGGGCTGCTGATCCTCAACACGCTCGGCTCCGCCGGGGCGAAGACCATCATCCCGCTGCCCCGCTCCCTCATCCAGCTCGTCACCATGGGCGCGCTGGTCGCCGCGTTCACGCTGGCGCTCGCGCTCAACCTGCGGCTGCGCGTCCGGGCCAGCACCTTCCTGTTCCTGCTCACCCTGCTCCTCGTACCGAGCGTGCTCTCCAGCCTGCAACTGGAGTCCGGGCTCGGCGCGCTGTTCCGCTGCGCCCGGCTGGCGCTGTTCGTCGGCACGCTGTGGCTGCTGAGCCGCTGGTGGGACGGTCTGACGTTCGTACGGCACCACATCCGCATGTACTTCGCGGTGCTCGGGTCGGTCGCCGCCGGCCTGGTCGTCTCGCCGGGTGCGGCCCTGCCGGAGCTCTACGGCGGGCGGCTGGTCGGCGCGTTGTGGCCGCTCACCCCGCCACAGATCGGGCAGTACGCCGCCGTGATCATCGGGCTGGCCGTGCTGCTCGTCCTGGGCCGCCGTACCGACCGGGCGAGCGCGGCGGTCGTCATCGTGCCCTCGGCGGTCCTGCTCGCGCTGACCCATACCCGGACCGCCACGCTCGGCCTGCTCGTCGGGCTGACGCTGGCGATCGGCTCGCTCGTCCTGACCAGCGCCGCCGCCCGCCGGTTCTTCACCTGGGCGGTGCTGTGCGCCGCGGTGGCTGCGACGGTGTTCGCCGGTGCGCTGCGGGCGTGGTTCCTGCGCGGCCAGAGCCAGGAGAACCTCACCAGCCTCACCGGCCGGGCCACGGTCTGGGACGCCCTGCTGGCGGCGCCCCGGACGACCGTGGAGACGCTGTTCGGCGTGGGCCTGGGCGACAAGTCGTTCGGCGGGCTGCCGATCGACAACAGTTGGCTGGCCGTCTACCACGAGCAGGGGCTGACCGGTATCGCCCTGGTGGCGGCGATGCTCCTGGTGCTGGGCGGCGTGGCGTTGCTGCGGCCGCCGTCGCTGCCGAGGGCCTGCGCGATCTTCCTGATCAGCTACTGCGCCATCGCGTCGTACACCGAGGCCGGACTGGGCGACGCCTCGCCGTACCTGCTGCACCTGACCGTGGCCGCCGCACTGCTGACGGTGCCCGCCACGGCTACGCCGCTCCCGGCGCCCGAACCCCCCAGACGACATGTCCCGCGGTGGGCCCGGGACCGGAGGTGA
- a CDS encoding glycosyltransferase has protein sequence MHVLVVHNRYSSAQPSGENNVVDQEVELLRAAGHRVGVFERRSDDIAGRSLRGKAAVPLLVPWNPAVRTELAARLRAERPDVVHVHNVFPLLSPAVLAACADAGVPVVATLHNYTQVCPPGTLQRDGRPCAECVGSAPLPAVRHGCYRGSRLATVPLAVSLSVNRRRWWTGVDRFFCISAAQRDVLVRAGMPAERLAVKHNFVPEPGIRRSGGGEQVLYLGRLAEAKGVRLLMAAWDRIAADGGVGVPLVIAGAGPLEQEVRAWAAGRDDVRYVGLYDPAQCREAVARSVAVVAPSTWLEAFGLVVVEAMAAGVPAVAAGHGAFVELVEDGVTGLLHRPGESASLADRLRRITADRARNRELGQAARRRYERGFSPAVGLERLVEGYRTAIAGRPGGGDGPPPENESTGSRRGHRASGNGGSK, from the coding sequence ATGCACGTTCTCGTGGTGCACAACCGCTACTCCTCGGCGCAGCCGAGCGGGGAGAACAACGTGGTCGACCAGGAGGTGGAGCTGCTGCGCGCAGCCGGCCACCGGGTCGGCGTGTTCGAGCGGCGCAGCGACGACATCGCCGGCCGGTCCCTGCGGGGCAAGGCCGCGGTGCCGCTGCTGGTGCCGTGGAACCCGGCGGTGCGCACGGAGCTGGCCGCCCGGCTCCGCGCCGAACGGCCGGACGTGGTGCACGTCCACAACGTCTTCCCGCTCCTGTCCCCCGCGGTGCTGGCCGCCTGCGCCGACGCCGGTGTGCCCGTCGTCGCCACGCTGCACAACTACACCCAGGTCTGCCCGCCCGGCACCCTGCAACGGGACGGCCGGCCGTGCGCCGAGTGCGTCGGGTCGGCGCCGCTGCCCGCCGTACGGCACGGCTGCTACCGAGGTTCCCGGCTGGCGACGGTGCCGCTCGCGGTCAGCCTGTCCGTCAACCGGCGGCGGTGGTGGACCGGCGTGGACCGGTTCTTCTGCATCTCCGCGGCGCAGCGCGACGTCCTGGTGCGGGCCGGGATGCCGGCCGAGCGGCTGGCGGTGAAGCACAACTTCGTGCCGGAGCCGGGCATCCGCCGGTCGGGCGGCGGCGAGCAGGTGCTGTATCTCGGCCGGCTCGCGGAGGCCAAGGGCGTACGGCTGCTGATGGCCGCGTGGGACCGGATCGCCGCGGACGGCGGGGTGGGCGTGCCGCTCGTGATCGCCGGGGCGGGGCCGCTGGAGCAGGAGGTGCGGGCCTGGGCGGCGGGCCGGGACGACGTACGGTACGTCGGCCTGTACGACCCGGCGCAGTGCCGGGAGGCCGTCGCGCGGTCGGTCGCCGTGGTGGCTCCCTCGACGTGGCTGGAGGCGTTCGGCCTGGTGGTCGTGGAGGCGATGGCGGCCGGGGTCCCGGCCGTCGCCGCCGGTCACGGCGCCTTCGTCGAACTGGTCGAGGACGGGGTGACCGGGCTGCTGCACCGGCCCGGCGAGTCCGCCTCGCTCGCGGACCGCCTGCGCCGGATCACGGCGGACCGGGCCCGCAACCGGGAGCTGGGCCAGGCAGCCAGGCGCCGTTACGAGCGGGGCTTCAGCCCGGCCGTCGGCCTGGAGCGCCTGGTGGAGGGGTACCGCACCGCGATCGCGGGGCGGCCGGGCGGCGGGGACGGTCCGCCGCCGGAGAACGAGAGCACCGGCTCGCGGCGGGGGCACCGTGCGAGCGGAAATGGGGGCAGTAAATGA
- a CDS encoding class I SAM-dependent methyltransferase has product MTRCRLCGSAALASVVDLGATPPCESFLAADQLAEPEPTYPLHLRVCTDCWLAQIPPLITPEETFTQYAYFSSYSTSWVEHARAFVADAVQRAGLGPDAFVVEVASNDGYLLKHVVDRGIRCLGIEPSVNVGAAAREAGVPTVTEFLDPATGSAVRAEHGPADLVVANNVYAHIPDVIGFTRGLRALVADDGWVSIEVQHLLTLIEQNQYDTIYHEHFQYYTVASAIRALASGGLSLVDVELLPTHGGSVRLWARPDGVAGEPSRRVADVLAREKAAGLQELSGYTEFSARVAKVRRDLLRFLVEAAERGETVVGYGAPGKGNTLLNHCGIRPDLLPYTVDRNPYKHGRFTPGTRIPILPPEQIAADRPDYVLVLPWNLRAELAEQLSFVHAWGGRLVFPIPELSIVEATS; this is encoded by the coding sequence ATGACACGATGCCGACTCTGCGGCTCGGCGGCGCTGGCCAGCGTCGTCGATCTCGGAGCGACCCCGCCGTGCGAAAGCTTTCTCGCGGCGGACCAACTGGCCGAGCCGGAGCCGACGTACCCGCTGCACCTGCGGGTCTGCACCGACTGCTGGCTCGCGCAGATCCCGCCGCTGATCACCCCGGAGGAGACGTTCACGCAGTACGCGTACTTCTCCTCCTACTCGACGTCCTGGGTGGAGCACGCGCGCGCGTTCGTCGCCGACGCCGTCCAGCGGGCGGGCCTCGGCCCGGACGCCTTCGTGGTCGAGGTCGCCAGCAACGACGGGTACCTGCTGAAGCACGTGGTGGACCGTGGGATCCGCTGCCTCGGCATCGAGCCGTCGGTGAACGTCGGCGCCGCGGCGCGGGAGGCGGGCGTGCCCACCGTCACGGAGTTCCTGGACCCGGCCACCGGCTCGGCGGTCCGCGCCGAGCACGGCCCGGCGGACCTGGTCGTGGCCAACAACGTGTACGCGCACATTCCCGACGTGATCGGGTTCACCCGGGGGCTGCGCGCCCTGGTCGCCGACGACGGCTGGGTCTCCATCGAGGTACAGCACCTGCTGACGCTGATCGAGCAGAACCAGTACGACACGATCTACCACGAGCACTTCCAGTACTACACGGTCGCATCCGCGATCCGGGCGCTGGCGAGCGGCGGCCTCTCCCTCGTGGACGTCGAGCTGCTGCCCACGCACGGCGGTTCCGTCCGGCTGTGGGCCCGGCCGGACGGAGTGGCCGGCGAGCCGTCCCGCCGGGTGGCCGACGTACTGGCACGGGAGAAGGCCGCCGGACTCCAGGAGCTGTCCGGGTACACCGAGTTCTCCGCCCGGGTGGCCAAGGTGCGCCGGGACCTGCTGCGGTTCCTCGTCGAGGCGGCCGAGCGCGGCGAGACGGTCGTCGGCTACGGCGCCCCGGGCAAGGGCAACACCCTGCTCAACCACTGCGGCATCCGGCCCGACCTGCTCCCGTACACCGTCGACCGCAACCCCTACAAGCACGGCCGGTTCACCCCCGGCACCCGTATCCCGATCCTGCCGCCCGAGCAGATCGCCGCCGACCGGCCGGACTACGTCCTCGTGCTGCCCTGGAACCTGCGGGCCGAACTGGCCGAGCAGTTGTCCTTCGTGCACGCCTGGGGCGGCCGCCTGGTCTTCCCCATCCCGGAACTGAGCATCGTCGAGGCCACGTCGTGA